The following are from one region of the Pseudodesulfovibrio piezophilus C1TLV30 genome:
- a CDS encoding DMT family transporter — translation MKWIFIFLALLAGAALPLQAGINLRLRYALNDPVMAAFVSFAVGTVALGMFGFLTRPVPSLSMVGSAPLWSWTGGALGAFFVCITIVLAGKLGATTSMAWLLTGQFLAALVLDHFGLVSFDIHPISWPRLVGIGLLIAGAVLVNKY, via the coding sequence ATGAAATGGATATTTATTTTTCTGGCGTTGCTGGCCGGGGCAGCCCTGCCGCTTCAGGCAGGAATTAATTTGCGGTTGCGCTATGCGCTTAACGATCCGGTCATGGCCGCTTTTGTTTCCTTTGCCGTGGGGACTGTTGCGCTGGGAATGTTCGGTTTTCTGACACGGCCCGTGCCGTCGCTGTCCATGGTCGGGAGCGCGCCTTTATGGTCGTGGACCGGTGGTGCCTTGGGTGCCTTCTTCGTGTGCATCACTATTGTGTTGGCGGGTAAGCTCGGGGCCACGACGTCAATGGCCTGGTTGCTGACCGGCCAATTCCTTGCCGCGCTGGTCCTGGATCATTTTGGTCTGGTCAGCTTTGATATTCACCCGATCTCATGGCCTAGACTGGTGGGGATCGGCCTGCTCATCGCGGGGGCCGTGCTGGTCAATAAATATTGA
- a CDS encoding TraR/DksA family transcriptional regulator — MTETQRREIKSHLMQGLDSLSTQWVGESLVVENCPDETDFASQLAQQGVNVAMLHRRMTRMRELENALKRLHETDYGTCEECSEEIGLARLKANPSARLCVSCQSALEDGLSH, encoded by the coding sequence ATGACAGAAACGCAACGCCGAGAAATCAAATCCCACCTTATGCAAGGGCTTGATTCCCTGAGCACACAATGGGTGGGTGAAAGCCTTGTTGTGGAGAACTGCCCGGATGAAACCGACTTCGCATCTCAACTCGCCCAGCAGGGTGTCAACGTCGCCATGTTGCATCGCCGCATGACACGCATGAGAGAATTGGAAAACGCCCTCAAGCGGTTGCACGAGACCGACTACGGAACATGTGAAGAGTGCAGCGAGGAGATCGGATTAGCCCGTTTGAAGGCAAATCCTTCTGCCCGATTGTGTGTCTCATGCCAATCCGCCCTGGAAGACGGTCTCTCGCATTAA